The genomic stretch tcccATACCCTGAGTAACTTATGATAAGTTTGGTCATGTGTCAAGGATTGAAGTAGCTATGTGCCAACTAGTCACAAAACACCATGCTGAATTCAACTCCGCACCACATGAACTTTCATTGTGTTGCCTACAGGAAGTTGAGTTTGTCTGAGGTGTAAACATCATTATAAGCTGAGTTTGAGCTGAGGGGCGGAGCAGAGGGAAAGTTTACTCCTTTCAGCTCAAACGTTGGTCCAGAGTCTGAGGAGAGACAATCGGAGCCCAGTGAGAAAGTTGGAGCTGCTCCCTGCCCTCCTGGAACTGCAACCTGGAGAGAGCAGTGAACAAAAAAAGGTGTGTTAATGAAACAGCTGAAATAAGTTTGATGAGTTAAATGAGTCTGCCCTTGAGGGACCAAAAATCATTCTTAGAATAGGGACTTTCTTGGGCTTTTAAGAGTATATGATTTTTGCCTGAAGACTTTTGATTTCATGCATTTTTAGggaattttgtgtgtgtttgcacctCAGGCTGAGTCGGGTTCACATGGATATCCACTGGGTTGTACGCCTGTAAGGTAAAATAATGTATGCATTTTAAACAGTGCTGGAAAAATGAGGAAATTTAGCAAGAACGAAAAAGAGAAGCACAGGTACAGATCTATTCAGTTcaaatgaaatcacatttaatcctttgcagtcaaaaatactGTCCgcatgtattttaaatgtattgttaacaGTTTTGTATCAAAAAGGTCTTTGAGGAAATAtaagaaatgctcctttttgtctcagctggcTGTGGGATGTGTTGGAGGCTTGTTTGACATTAGCTAGCAGGGTAGCAGTGTTACACCTTACTGAacggagacaaagtaaacaaactgctgtagctacaagtcatggacagacagtttgtcgctaacagggattttaaagagcaaagacagaaaccagcatctaactggTCCAAAACATGGATGTTGCTCAATTATAACTCTTTCTTTGTATCATGAATTTCTAATCCATGAAGGTGTTATGTTTGTTAAACTTTCCTTGGGCCtagaaaagcaattttaaaatctgtgatgtccTCCCAGTGTAAAGTTTATGCGTTAAGCGGGAACTTGCGGATATATTGAGAGGGCTGCACAATGCAGAATcaaacccagaagctagaaaACTTTTTTAGCTTACGTACCAAACAAGCAATTTACATTCAAATGAATAGGAGCCATGTTTGAGTCTGGTATACAGTTACTATACTACATGTCAAGAGTGACATTCACAGGTATGTTaacatgtttaatgtgctgcagctgtgcaactaattagctatctagccagCTAACTGATAATAGCGGTtcacttttccccagtgaatgtttgtttgatggctcgttcaacaagctggacaagatgtgtgttcatgtttgtaagttggATAAGAaagagactttagcaggaaaacTCATGATCTTGTTGTTGAGTAGCAACAGTTTATcaaaataaggactccagctacaTGGGCAAACAGAACAgtatttaatcaaagtaatgcAAAACTAGGCAGCACTATCatgaaattaaacaatttaaaatatgcatttatcctttttggttttagatttttttcGCAAAGGAGAACATGGGACAAGTGAATTACTTAGCAGATATGAATGCTATAGTAGACAATAAAAAGACACTTGGACACAAACACGTACCGGGGGCCCAAGGGAGGTAGTTGGTTCTCTAGTAGGTTCTTGAGTGCCCAGAGCATTATAAGGCTGATGAGAGTAAGCTGGAGGAGGTGGTGCAGCAGAGTAACTTGGGCCTTCAGGTTGATTTCTACCCTGCATTTGGAACGAGGacacttaagtaaaaatagcaACAAATATTGTAAACAATTTGAGTGAGTACTTACATGGTAATATGCAGCAGGTGCCGCTGCAGTTTGAGGAGTGGACTCCCTTTTCGCAGAGCTCGTTTTATAAGTGCGCTTcctcaagcagcagcagcagcagcagcagccgatCACAAGGATAATGCCGAAAGCTATAAGAGCATAAACATATGCAGGAGGAAAACCtgtgagagaaaagagatgtTGGAGGTTTATGTTGATGATCAGTAACAGTTTGTTCATACAGTTTTCCTCCCgtaagaaaaaaatgctctcGCTCACCATCTTCTACTTTCACCTGCACAACAAGGACCAGGTTGCCCTCCTGGTCTCTGAACTCAAAGGCACCAGAGTCTGTGCTTTCCACAGGATAAATCTCTATGCCTTCATTCACCTCCTGAAGTCTCCCTATTAAATTCAAAGATTCTGACATCGAGTCGTCTTCTTCAACCATATTGCCAGCTCTCATCAGCATTATGCTCTTTTTCTCCCCTTTAGGAGTGAAGGCCATGTTCCACGGGGTAAAAGCCACAGGATATGTGATGTGGAGTTCCTCGTTCACCTTTGCATCATAGTATGttttgtgctctgtgtgtgatgAACAATACATTGTTTTAGAATATTTAATCAGATACATAGCAGTCTAAAAGGTTTGCAAACATATTTCTATCATTACCTTGTACTATGAGCTTTATCCTAGATTTCAGagtcttgtcttttttcctgAAGTTGTAGAAGCCGTTGTCTGCCTGAGTGAGTTCGGAAATCTCCCAGACATTACGCTTCACATGTCCTCTGCCTCCCGTATTGGTCTGAGGGTCTGTGCGATTCCACAGGACCCTTGACTGGTCCAGTCTGAAGATGGGAGTGAACTCCAAGAATTCAGCCTCTCTAGGAACATTGTAGGAGTACCTACCGTTGTAAGACCTCACCACTTGTTCAGCACACtctaaaaaaacacagagagaaaaaaacagggtTGAATTATTCTCTTTGAGAATGCTACAGGTTTTCTGGTGGAAAACATAGTATTGTGTAATGTTCTCACCTGTAATTTCCAGTTCGATGACATCATGTAGTCTGTTGCCATCAACTGAGATCGAAAAAGTTCCTTCATCTCTTTCTGTCAAATGTTCCAAAGTAACTGAATTCAAAGAAACCTTCAAGCGTGGGTCCTTCGCCTGAATAGTAtgaacaacataaataaatgtactcAGGACAGAGAGATACGTTTAAGATAGTCCTGATTTGAACAGGAGCCAgacatttgacatgtttcaAATGCCACCTGGCATGGATACCACAGAAATATTGGTTATTGCACCACAAGCTGCTCACCTCCCCGTTTTCCATCACTAGCTTCCTGGATCCCCCTGTCTTACTCGGAGTGAAATATATCTGTCCACGGAAACCAGGTGGTGTATATTCAAATGGGAAGCGAAAATCTCTGCCATAGCACCGCTTATGGTCATATTCAGTATAGTCATGGTCATTTATGGATGAACCTTCAAttagaaagaaatgaagaagagaTACTGTAGATGCAGAGCATATTAAAGTAAGAcaataaacatctgaaaacatgcaaaacatatCAAATGGGCCTGGCTGTCTAACTATAATGTTGCTTTGGGTATAAA from Thunnus thynnus chromosome 9, fThuThy2.1, whole genome shotgun sequence encodes the following:
- the LOC137189359 gene encoding uncharacterized protein isoform X3 — translated: MENGEAKDPRLKVSLNSVTLEHLTERDEGTFSISVDGNRLHDVIELEITECAEQVVRSYNGRYSYNVPREAEFLEFTPIFRLDQSRVLWNRTDPQTNTGGRGHVKRNVWEISELTQADNGFYNFRKKDKTLKSRIKLIVQEHKTYYDAKVNEELHITYPVAFTPWNMAFTPKGEKKSIMLMRAGNMVEEDDSMSESLNLIGRLQEVNEGIEIYPVESTDSGAFEFRDQEGNLVLVVQVKVEDGFPPAYVYALIAFGIILVIGCCCCCCCLRKRTYKTSSAKRESTPQTAAAPAAYYHGRNQPEGPSYSAAPPPPAYSHQPYNALGTQEPTREPTTSLGPPAYNPVDIHVNPTQPEVAVPGGQGAAPTFSLGSDCLSSDSGPTFELKGVNFPSAPPLSSNSAYNDVYTSDKLNFL
- the LOC137189359 gene encoding uncharacterized protein isoform X2, whose amino-acid sequence is MLLTILTLSCFALGSSINDHDYTEYDHKRCYGRDFRFPFEYTPPGFRGQIYFTPSKTGGSRKLVMENGEAKDPRLKVSLNSVTLEHLTERDEGTFSISVDGNRLHDVIELEITECAEQVVRSYNGRYSYNVPREAEFLEFTPIFRLDQSRVLWNRTDPQTNTGGRGHVKRNVWEISELTQADNGFYNFRKKDKTLKSRIKLIVQEHKTYYDAKVNEELHITYPVAFTPWNMAFTPKGEKKSIMLMRAGNMVEEDDSMSESLNLIGRLQEVNEGIEIYPVESTDSGAFEFRDQEGNLVLVVQVKVEDAFGIILVIGCCCCCCCLRKRTYKTSSAKRESTPQTAAAPAAYYHGRNQPEGPSYSAAPPPPAYSHQPYNALGTQEPTREPTTSLGPPAYNPVDIHVNPTQPEVAVPGGQGAAPTFSLGSDCLSSDSGPTFELKGVNFPSAPPLSSNSAYNDVYTSDKLNFL
- the LOC137189359 gene encoding uncharacterized protein isoform X1, encoding MLLTILTLSCFALGSSINDHDYTEYDHKRCYGRDFRFPFEYTPPGFRGQIYFTPSKTGGSRKLVMENGEAKDPRLKVSLNSVTLEHLTERDEGTFSISVDGNRLHDVIELEITECAEQVVRSYNGRYSYNVPREAEFLEFTPIFRLDQSRVLWNRTDPQTNTGGRGHVKRNVWEISELTQADNGFYNFRKKDKTLKSRIKLIVQEHKTYYDAKVNEELHITYPVAFTPWNMAFTPKGEKKSIMLMRAGNMVEEDDSMSESLNLIGRLQEVNEGIEIYPVESTDSGAFEFRDQEGNLVLVVQVKVEDGFPPAYVYALIAFGIILVIGCCCCCCCLRKRTYKTSSAKRESTPQTAAAPAAYYHGRNQPEGPSYSAAPPPPAYSHQPYNALGTQEPTREPTTSLGPPAYNPVDIHVNPTQPEVAVPGGQGAAPTFSLGSDCLSSDSGPTFELKGVNFPSAPPLSSNSAYNDVYTSDKLNFL